Within Theileria orientalis strain Shintoku DNA, chromosome 4, complete genome, the genomic segment TTGCTTCCGTATGTGGACTGCCGGGGCATTAAGTATAACGACTTCAGCTCTGATAGTATAAACTTAACGGCCCAGATGCTTCCGCACTCGTTGCATATCTTTTCGAGGCTGTTCAGTACTGCGTTGCGCACCTTCCAGACGTCGtcgagcagcagcttgAAGAGCACGTTAAGGAAGTTCTGCTCAAATATGGTCGCTCCGAAGTGACTGAAGAAGCTCGTCAGTCTCTCCGCTATCACCAGCCTGTTTCTCCACACCGAGTTTTCGATTGACATGTTTATCGTCTCTATCAGCTGCTCTCCTATGACTCCGTAGAACTCTTCTCTGTCGCAGATGAGGTGTATGTTTTCGACGACGCTACATTTTTGTCACATCAACTCCACTTACCACAGGCGCACTTCCACGAACTCGTCCTCCAGCAGGTACTGCAGTGTCGGCCTCAACACGCTCATCACTTCCTTCTTGTTCAGCTTCATTGCGAACTGTCCCAGCGACTTGCACACTCCTCTCCGTATCTCCTTCGTGGATTTTCTTGCCAGCGTGTCCAGCACTGGCACGTACAACTCGATCAGTTCCTGGGACAGTATTCCGGACCATTTCGAGAAGGACTGTATCGACGCCGACTTTACTCTGTCGTTGTTGTCGTTCAACAGGCTAACGTGGCAGTCGAACAGGTTTTCCTTCACTTCCGCTTCCTCgaatatttgatatatctacattaattttaatcgTCCTCTCACTTACTGTCATGAAGTTTTCCGCCAGGTACTGCCTCACTATCCACGACGCGTCTTCTGATGCTGACTTCAGTATCGGTATGTTAAAATTCAAGTTCTGTTCCGACGTGCACTGCTTTGCGAATACCAGGCAGCTTTCCACTGCGTACTTTCTGATTTTATCTTCGTTGTCTATTGACATGTTTTTCAGCACCAGCCAGAACATCGATATTGCGTGATCCAGCTGCACTTGTGGTATCAGTTGCTTCATGTTAATTCCTGCTGCCAGCTTCACTGTTATGAAATCCGACTCACAGAGAATTGGGAACAGTCTAAATGCTCTTTTTCACTTACGACTTACCTTCTTAATTCTGTTTGCGATTTTTCTGATGCGTATGCGTATACTCTCGGTATTAGGTAACAGGCTGATGTAGGCCCAGGGAACCAATCCTCTAAATATGTATTGGTTAGTAAactatttaatatgttcgttaattaattattcttCAATATCTTCGTGTATCAAACATTCCTTTTATATCTATTAGAACTTACGCTCAACAAACGATATTATCATCGGACATATGACGTCATTTACTAGTTCCGATCTAGAATCTACTTCAAGGACATCGTTGTTGTCAAAGTCGTCTATGATCATCATGGCGACCTCAGTTGCCTACGAACTATGTTGTTCTTAAAACCTACTTTAACTCTTATTTTTCCTGTTTCCTGGATCAGGAGGTACTCCAGCCCTTTAAATATAGACTTTAGGATCTCGAGTCCGTAGAGGAACTTTGAAATAAGGTACCAACAGTCACACATGATCGGCAAGAGTGTAACTTCGAGTGAAGTTTGTATTTctgaatattattaatatagaATTTACAAGTATGATATCGtatgtatttgtttattaattatttgtgttCACGATACCCATGAGAAAAGGAATCAGGAATTCATTGGAAAACTCCGGTCCGAGATGATGCGCAATTAAGTGTACCTTTTTCAAAGCAATTTCTGCCGAGTCTCGGGATAGCCTAAGATCCTCCTTGAACAACTTAAGGTAGTCATGGCCCTCGATGAAGACTgtaatttgtttttcctGGTCATTACCAGGGTCAGAATTGATGGAAGAGCATGGAtcaattgatttaattgttAAGGAAGTGACATTTGAAGGTTGATTTAATATCGAATCCATCccattttaatgtacaaatataacatatatagaatgttaaaatataaggacaatgtagtaaaaattattagaaTTTATATTGggtagtaaaaataaaataataaaataatattatatatatttttaaatacacatcaaattaaaatataaatgttataaacataataaaaattttttttaaaaatacaattgatttaatgtttttacataatacaaattgtaaataacaacaattGAAATCAATATTGTCAAAATTTTCTGATACACTATAAAAagattaaataatattattttattataattcattgtttattttaatgatttattaaatatttaattataatcattattgcatattttttcatattaTCAAggttatatttactatttactATCAGACACTTATCACATTCCTAATACTATTATccttatatattatttataaataattaaataagaattataactttaaacaattataaattctCTTTTATCTTCCCCATAGGTGTGATTTATTCcgaaaaatgtgtaacataaaaATGATGTATTTGTgaattatatgtatatctattaacattatatattttttgtttaattttatgtaaaataatgtatagAAGGCTATGAATTGTCTTCTTGTATAATAGTAATGGAAGTTTTAAATGTGCTAACAGGAAGAAGGTTGACCGTACACCTTTTGTTAATCGAATTTTTTATCGcaataaatgtattatgtatatatggAATTATACT encodes:
- a CDS encoding phosphorylase phosphatase, with the protein product MDSILNQPSNVTSLTIKSIDPCSSINSDPGNDQEKQITVFIEGHDYLKLFKEDLRLSRDSAEIALKKVHLIAHHLGPEFSNEFLIPFLMEIQTSLEVTLLPIMCDCWYLISKFLYGLEILKSIFKGLEYLLIQETGKIRVKATEVAMMIIDDFDNNDVLEVDSRSELVNDVICPMIISFVEQDWFPGPTSACYLIPRVYAYASEKSQTELRRLFPILCESDFITVKLAAGINMKQLIPQVQLDHAISMFWLVLKNMSIDNEDKIRKYAVESCLVFAKQCTSEQNLNFNIPILKSASEDASWIVRQYLAENFMTIYQIFEEAEVKENLFDCHVSLLNDNNDRVKSASIQSFSKWSGILSQELIELYVPVLDTLARKSTKEIRRGVCKSLGQFAMKLNKKEVMSVLRPTLQYLLEDEFVEVRLCVVENIHLICDREEFYGVIGEQLIETINMSIENSVWRNRLVIAERLTSFFSHFGATIFEQNFLNVLFKLLLDDVWKVRNAVLNSLEKICNECGSIWAVKFILSELKSLYLMPRQSTYGSNRNISCAIKIVLLQSLVAVAKSIDVENAIEHIVPLLLDSLTDSIPNIRFVCVNSLANLFVIYKNEKPELFLQAKCALIKLCQDSDIDVKYFSKKALDTYEESFRDSLVM